The following DNA comes from Papaver somniferum cultivar HN1 chromosome 4, ASM357369v1, whole genome shotgun sequence.
caaattaattttttgtttaaaggaagttaTCATGATGACGTAGATATTGCTATATAACTACTATATATTACCGTacgatgacgaagaagaagataatttACCCAGGCGGAAGTGGAAAACTTAGTACAAGCCATTTGAGTTGGTTTTCCGAATTTGATGACGAGGAGGAGTTGTCTGAGTTGAACTGTTGAAGTATTCAATTCAAACTGTAATTGTTTCGGAGAAGAATTCAATTCCAAATGTTATTCGAATCGTGCGACACAGAGATAGAAACAGAGAATCTAACTGGTGGTAGTTTGTGTGGTTGAAGATCAATTTAATGTTCTAGATTTAGATACGTGATTTCATGATGATGATAAATTAATAATCATTAACTTGAATCCAACTAGAAGAAAATGGAAAGAGTGTGTGTCTTTTGCACTTGACTGGCTGATCGCGAGATTTCGAAAATAGACGAATGGTAGTTGTTCAATCCATGTTTGTTTGTTTAATTGTTACGTATGACACGCACTTTGGACCCGGGGAAGGATAGCAGGCTAGCAGCCCTGGGGTCGCAACTTGTAGGTGTTGTTCTCTTGCCCCCACATGCGGGGGAGGTTGCGAATTGTATAATGTTGATGTTTGGAGGCAGAGAGGTGTTCTCTTGCCCCCACGGACGGCTCGTGACCCCATTAATATGGGTTGGCAGTCCTGCAAAAGGTCCTTGGATTTTGAGGATCCTAACGGGGTCTTTGGATTCTCCTCGGATACATCAAATCCGAGGAGAAATGCTTTGCTTTTGGACACTGGAATTGTGAACTCAACCCAAGTATGGCAGTATGCAGTTCAGTGCTAGATGGAATTTTCATCAAGCAAAAGGCATCTCTCTACTAATGTTTACTAGTTATTAGCATTCTACTAGAGAAGAAAGGAAATAGATCCCATATTTGAAGTACAATGGAAAGAAACATAAAAAGAGGACAAAAGATGAAAGAAAACTGAGAATATGGAACCCAATTAATATTAAGATATTATGCAGAAAGCattaaacaaagaaaataaatcagAAGTGTTTATCCATTGAGGCACCAACTAAAATTTGTGATGCTGATCCACCTACGCAGAACAACAATAATTGGTTGGCTACAGCTACCGCAACATTTGTTGTAATTGGAGTACTTGATGCCTTTGTTCTGGTGGAAGAAGGTTAATTTGTTCTTGTGAAAGGCTCATAACCTGTTGAAGGAGTGCCTTCTCCATATCAGCTGTCAACTGCAACCAAATCGAGAGAGGGAACAAATCAATAAATGATAGAACCAACATTAAGATGGGAAGAAAGGTAGCTAAAGAGAGTTGGTTACATTTGGTGGGCGAGAAGGGGCCTGATTTCCCATCTGAGTCTGACCACCAGTCATTGGTGGGCCTGGAAGCTGCAATCCACCTGCTGAATTATCTTGTAAACCTGGTGGCATCCAAGAAGGGGGTCGGTTGTCCACTTGCATCGAACTACCAGCTTGACCACCGTAGTCTGGACCTAAGTGCATACTACCTCCACCCTGAAAAGAGAAATAGAGAATATAATTCAGAAGAAAGCAAGCCATAAATGAGCAGCCATATCAAAGGAAAACAACTGTATACAATTTTTAAAAGTGAGAGATATATGGAATAAAGATGAAAACTATAAGAATTCATACTTTCACAAAACAGCTTTGCCGTCTGATGGATTTAAAATTATGAAGCTCTATGAACACGGCTTGATTAAGTGAATGAGaatatacaaaatgaaaacaaaaaacaattcaTGCCGAAAAGGCGCTATCAATCAAACCATACAGACAGGCACAGGACAAATAGTGCGTCTCTACATACTATATTTGCTGAAGGGAAGGGAGACATGTGAGCGTGTAACACAAATATCAAATTTGTACACTTCGACATATTTGTAATCAGTGTTATGTCGACCATTAATAACCGTCTACTAACAAATAATTGGTGGAGGTCCCAAACAGGACATCAGCTTAAAGATGCAGCACTACCTAcatagaataaatctagagatgtaGATCAATAGTAGGTGCGCATTTAAGTCCAGCACAGAATATCGGTACTCCCAATCGTAGCATCAAATACCAATTTTAAAGTAAAAACTGTAATGGTAAGTACACGTACCTGATATAGTGACTGAGGTGGTGGATGACTTGGCAGGGGTGGTTGTCCCTGTGGAAAAGAAGAGCCAATGCTACCAGAAGGTTTATTTCCTGACTGAAACGCTCAAAAATTAATTAACCTTCATCAATTTTCCGAGCAACACAAGCAGTAAAATGAGAAAAAACTTATTCATTTTGGTCAATTTCTTACATTATATGAAGGCTGTGAAAGATGGGGCTGAGACACACCAGTAGGCTGGTAACCCATATGAGAACCCATTTGTGAATATCCCTGATGCTGGTACGGTTGCATAGATGGTGGCCTAGGTTGTGATGGTAATGGTGGCTGCGGCTGCAAGTGAGAGATACCAGATGTGTGTAATGTCTGCTGTGGCTGGCTGGAGATAATGGGTGCTTGCTGAGGTTGAAGTGAGGGAAGCTGATGAGGAGGCCCCGAATTATGCATCTGTGACGGGAAGGACATGGAGGTCATTTGTCCACTTGGATGTCCTTTTGGTTGCTGCAGCGACGGATGGGAATGTGCCGGCATGGTCTGAATGGAAACAGGTGGGAGGGGGAAAGATTGGTTTGGTTGCTGCTTTCTAGCTGGAATGTGGTTCTGGGATGCACTTGAGTGATCCTGATGTGACTGGGAAACTGAAGGATTAAGCTGCTGACTTGACTGCACTGGTTGTTTAGGAGGTTGTGACATTGTCTGCTGGATGCTTGGCATCTGAAAGACAAAGGAAGtcaacaaaatataattaacttcacCACTACGATCAAAACATTCCACCAATATCATAGAAAAAAAAGCAAAGACATACCACATTTGGGGGCTTCACCATTCCAAGCATTATTTGTGCCTGCCAAAAAAACATAACAATAACGGAAAAAAAAACGTATTAGTGCTGATGAATGGCACTCCGCGCTTGAACACTTTAATTGGTATCTAGTAAGCAGA
Coding sequences within:
- the LOC113275590 gene encoding cleavage stimulating factor 64-like; the protein is MMAGKQLSGDGFSSNLAGMSKNQLYEIMSQMKTLIEQNQQQARQILVENPALTKALFQAQIMLGMVKPPNVMPSIQQTMSQPPKQPVQSSQQLNPSVSQSHQDHSSASQNHIPARKQQPNQSFPLPPVSIQTMPAHSHPSLQQPKGHPSGQMTSMSFPSQMHNSGPPHQLPSLQPQQAPIISSQPQQTLHTSGISHLQPQPPLPSQPRPPSMQPYQHQGYSQMGSHMGYQPTGVSQPHLSQPSYNSGNKPSGSIGSSFPQGQPPLPSHPPPQSLYQGGGSMHLGPDYGGQAGSSMQVDNRPPSWMPPGLQDNSAGGLQLPGPPMTGGQTQMGNQAPSRPPNLTADMEKALLQQVMSLSQEQINLLPPEQRHQVLQLQQMLR